From the Micromonospora lupini genome, one window contains:
- a CDS encoding IS5 family transposase: MSSRRGYPSDLTDAQWDLVKGLLPEPSGGGRPEKHQRREIVNAILYLLRSGCPWRYLPADLPPWQTVYWYFVRWEEAGVTEKLLAALRVKARVAQGREPDPSAGVLDSQSVKGADTVGKGSRGYDAGKKVNGRKRFIVTDTAGMLITVAVLAASWQDRDGGKTALLGMYLTSPVRHVFADQGFAGRFVDWARDTLRTTVEIVRKPAGQRGFAVHPRRWVVERTLAWLTAHRRLARDYERHPEVSEAIIRWAAIIGMLRRITRGQPAQRQLRRTFTWN, from the coding sequence GTGTCGTCACGCCGTGGGTACCCGTCCGATCTGACTGACGCCCAATGGGATTTGGTCAAGGGCCTGCTACCGGAGCCCAGCGGGGGCGGCCGACCGGAGAAGCACCAACGGCGGGAGATCGTCAACGCGATCTTGTACTTGCTGCGCTCGGGTTGCCCGTGGCGGTACCTGCCCGCGGATCTGCCGCCGTGGCAGACGGTGTACTGGTACTTCGTGCGGTGGGAGGAGGCCGGCGTCACGGAGAAGCTCCTCGCGGCGCTGCGGGTCAAGGCCCGGGTAGCGCAGGGACGTGAGCCTGATCCTTCGGCGGGGGTCCTCGACTCGCAGAGCGTCAAGGGCGCCGACACCGTGGGGAAGGGCTCGCGCGGCTACGACGCAGGCAAGAAGGTCAACGGCCGTAAACGGTTCATCGTCACCGATACCGCCGGCATGCTGATCACCGTTGCCGTCCTGGCCGCCTCGTGGCAGGACCGCGACGGCGGCAAGACCGCCCTGCTGGGCATGTATCTGACCAGTCCGGTCCGGCACGTTTTCGCTGATCAGGGCTTCGCGGGTCGGTTCGTGGACTGGGCCCGCGACACGCTCAGGACCACCGTTGAGATCGTGCGTAAGCCCGCTGGGCAGCGAGGCTTCGCCGTGCATCCGCGCCGTTGGGTGGTGGAGAGAACCCTGGCGTGGCTCACGGCTCATCGTCGGCTGGCCCGCGACTACGAACGTCACCCCGAGGTCTCCGAAGCAATCATCCGCTGGGCCGCAATCATCGGCATGCTGCGTCGGATCACCCGTGGCCAACCGGCCCAACGGCAACTCCGTCGCACCTTCACTTGGAACTGA
- a CDS encoding NUDIX domain-containing protein, which yields MTWTQPATWYANLASFYAAAAAFITDPSGNVLLVKPTYRDHWAFPGGYVDDGEYPQDACGREIREELGIDVVVGDLLVVDWAPPAGERPRAIISFMFDCGIITNSGDFQLSEKEIEEATFFSLEAAVKRLPDNVSPRVHLAHQARRQYKPIYLAGGCPTPPLSGGPIDCGKGLQ from the coding sequence GTGACCTGGACGCAGCCCGCCACCTGGTACGCCAACCTGGCTTCCTTCTACGCTGCCGCCGCGGCCTTCATCACCGACCCGAGCGGCAACGTGCTGCTCGTCAAGCCCACGTACCGCGACCATTGGGCCTTCCCGGGTGGCTACGTGGATGACGGTGAATACCCCCAGGATGCATGCGGCCGCGAGATCCGCGAGGAGTTAGGGATCGACGTAGTAGTGGGCGATCTCCTCGTCGTGGACTGGGCGCCGCCTGCTGGGGAGCGCCCAAGAGCAATCATCAGCTTTATGTTCGACTGCGGTATCATCACGAATAGCGGCGACTTCCAGCTATCCGAGAAAGAAATCGAGGAAGCCACTTTCTTTTCCTTAGAAGCGGCTGTGAAACGATTGCCCGACAATGTCTCTCCCAGAGTTCACCTAGCACACCAAGCGCGACGTCAATACAAGCCTATATACCTCGCTGGCGGTTGCCCCACCCCGCCACTCTCCGGCGGCCCGATAGATTGCGGGAAGGGCCTCCAATAG
- a CDS encoding helix-turn-helix domain-containing protein produces the protein MTSDDLPIGRRVASWRVRRQMTQQMLADRVRRSKSWVDKIERGARTLDRYSVIQELAHVLRVDPEVLLGQPRSTPAGTPDGMDDIRAALARYDLPQAPAQPTEEVRRQVGHAWLTYQHAHYGQLVRVLPGLLDAAQGARSAELLVQAYRITSSLLVKLGEPDLAWLAADRAITTAADNRLLAATATIAVAQALRAANRPHLALTAAQTTANRVLPPPLHRGDHEVGGLSGDQIARQPHDHRGEGAAGEWAVGGTLLVQAALAAAGCGEHRRAGELVDRAAGVAASLRGYDDPHRTSFGPIVVELARVLVAAQRGDAVEALHRHSTVVRREAWRRLPAEYRGAYLVDVARAYLQVGDLRGAARALVDADSVAPAEVRCRPLARTVIADVARAQPAPAGVARLATLVGLTR, from the coding sequence GTGACCAGCGATGACCTCCCGATCGGCCGCCGGGTGGCGAGCTGGCGGGTACGGCGGCAGATGACCCAGCAGATGCTCGCCGACCGGGTGCGCAGGTCGAAGAGCTGGGTCGACAAGATCGAGCGGGGCGCCCGCACCCTGGACCGGTACTCGGTGATCCAGGAACTGGCCCACGTCCTGCGGGTCGATCCGGAGGTGCTGCTCGGCCAGCCGCGCAGCACCCCGGCGGGCACGCCGGACGGGATGGACGACATCCGGGCCGCGCTCGCCCGCTACGACCTCCCACAGGCTCCGGCCCAGCCAACGGAAGAAGTAAGAAGGCAGGTCGGGCACGCCTGGTTGACCTATCAGCACGCGCACTACGGGCAGTTGGTGCGGGTGTTGCCGGGTCTGCTCGACGCCGCCCAGGGTGCGCGGTCGGCGGAGCTGCTGGTGCAGGCGTACCGGATCACCTCGTCGCTGCTGGTCAAGCTCGGCGAGCCCGACCTCGCCTGGCTGGCCGCCGACCGCGCGATAACCACCGCCGCCGACAACCGGCTCCTCGCAGCAACAGCAACCATCGCGGTGGCCCAAGCGCTCCGCGCCGCCAACCGCCCCCACCTGGCCCTAACGGCAGCCCAAACGACGGCCAACCGCGTCCTCCCGCCCCCACTCCACCGCGGTGATCATGAGGTTGGCGGGCTGAGTGGAGATCAAATCGCCCGTCAACCTCATGATCACCGGGGTGAGGGGGCGGCGGGGGAGTGGGCCGTGGGTGGGACGTTGCTGGTGCAGGCCGCGCTTGCCGCCGCCGGGTGCGGGGAGCACCGCCGTGCCGGCGAGCTGGTCGACCGGGCCGCAGGTGTCGCTGCCAGCCTGAGGGGGTACGACGATCCGCACCGCACCAGCTTCGGGCCGATCGTCGTCGAGCTGGCGCGTGTGTTGGTGGCCGCGCAGCGGGGTGACGCTGTCGAGGCGCTGCACAGGCACTCGACTGTGGTGCGGCGGGAGGCGTGGCGGCGATTGCCGGCCGAGTATCGAGGTGCGTACCTGGTGGACGTCGCTCGGGCGTACCTCCAGGTGGGTGACCTGCGCGGTGCCGCCCGCGCCCTCGTGGACGCGGACAGCGTCGCGCCGGCCGAGGTTCGGTGCCGGCCTCTGGCGCGTACCGTCATCGCCGACGTCGCCCGTGCGCAGCCGGCGCCGGCCGGCGTGGCGCGACTGGCCACGCTGGTCGGCCTCACCCGCTGA
- a CDS encoding SDR family NAD(P)-dependent oxidoreductase produces the protein MDLQLSGKTAFISGSSQGIGYATAKALAGEGVNVVLNGRDPAKLAEAVDVLRREAPGVSVTGIQADFSVVDDVDRLCDELPSVDILINNVGLFELKPFDLISDEEWRRYFEVNVLSGVRLARHLMPAMLDRGWGRIVFVSSESGVNIPADMIHYGTSKTAMLAVGNGLAKLTKGTAVTVNSVLGGPTYSTGVAETVRSLADAQSLLEDDLKVAIIGANQTSLLGRFIEPSEIANTVTFLASPAASAINGSAVRVDGGVLTTIL, from the coding sequence GTGGACCTGCAGCTCAGCGGAAAGACCGCATTCATCAGCGGATCCAGTCAAGGCATCGGTTACGCGACCGCGAAGGCCCTGGCCGGTGAGGGTGTCAACGTGGTCCTCAACGGCCGCGACCCGGCAAAGCTGGCCGAGGCTGTCGACGTGTTGCGTCGGGAGGCCCCCGGCGTGTCCGTCACTGGCATCCAAGCCGACTTCTCGGTTGTCGATGACGTCGACAGGCTGTGCGACGAACTGCCAAGCGTTGACATTCTCATCAACAACGTCGGGCTCTTCGAGCTCAAGCCCTTCGACCTCATTTCCGACGAGGAGTGGCGGCGCTACTTCGAGGTGAACGTGCTCAGCGGGGTGCGGCTCGCGCGGCACCTCATGCCGGCAATGCTCGATCGAGGGTGGGGCCGGATCGTGTTCGTGAGCAGCGAGTCGGGCGTCAACATTCCCGCCGACATGATCCACTACGGCACGTCCAAGACGGCGATGCTCGCAGTGGGCAACGGCCTGGCGAAGCTGACGAAGGGCACTGCGGTGACCGTCAACTCGGTGCTGGGCGGCCCCACGTATTCCACCGGCGTCGCCGAAACGGTCAGGTCGCTGGCCGATGCCCAGTCCCTCCTCGAGGACGACCTGAAAGTGGCGATCATCGGCGCCAACCAGACCTCCCTCCTGGGGCGCTTCATCGAACCGAGCGAGATCGCAAACACCGTGACCTTCCTCGCCAGTCCGGCCGCGTCCGCGATCAACGGATCGGCGGTACGCGTCGATGGAGGTGTGCTGACGACGATTCTGTGA
- a CDS encoding tetratricopeptide repeat protein produces MGRWFNRGRKRDDEPPRESKPPSGPVVEITVSGGGRSSTTTIGGPTAFGLQYHAYHEQYGVADPRTLEAGTRYAQELMRTNDVAEAVAIYQEVVGLRSSALGPEHPDTLRSKHSLAFALWQRGAHAEAERVQRDVYEVRRRVLGDADAETLRSGNNLGWLLIELRRMDEAEPLLREVADGMARTLGRDNADTLACQMKLAGLQHLQGRSQQAERGMRDVVQRLTRTAGPTSPVTLQARSNLLVVLLDNGRAAEAVEAARALADDAGRALSNTDGVRLHARHSLARALAGVDRRAEAIRLLADTLPDSERGRGVDHPGTLEMRTLFAQLLVEAGDRRAGAEARAALAGCERVHGPGHPDTERARALVRRTR; encoded by the coding sequence GTGGGCAGATGGTTCAACCGCGGCCGTAAACGCGACGACGAGCCACCGCGCGAGTCCAAGCCCCCATCGGGCCCGGTCGTCGAGATCACCGTCAGCGGGGGCGGTCGGTCGAGCACCACCACGATCGGCGGTCCGACCGCCTTCGGGCTGCAGTACCACGCCTACCACGAGCAGTACGGCGTGGCCGACCCGCGGACGTTGGAGGCCGGGACCCGTTACGCGCAGGAGCTGATGCGCACCAACGACGTCGCCGAGGCCGTGGCCATCTATCAGGAGGTCGTCGGGTTGCGCAGCTCGGCGCTCGGGCCGGAGCATCCGGACACCCTGCGCAGCAAGCACAGCCTGGCCTTCGCGCTCTGGCAGCGCGGCGCCCACGCCGAGGCCGAACGGGTGCAACGAGACGTCTACGAGGTGCGGCGTCGGGTGCTCGGCGACGCCGACGCCGAGACGTTGCGCAGCGGCAACAACCTGGGCTGGTTGCTGATCGAGCTGCGTCGGATGGACGAGGCCGAACCGCTGCTGCGCGAGGTCGCCGACGGCATGGCGCGGACGCTCGGCCGCGACAACGCGGACACCCTGGCCTGCCAGATGAAGCTGGCCGGGCTTCAGCACCTGCAGGGGCGCAGCCAGCAGGCCGAGCGGGGCATGCGGGACGTGGTCCAGCGGCTGACGCGGACGGCTGGCCCCACCAGCCCGGTGACGCTCCAGGCCCGCAGCAACCTGCTTGTCGTCCTGCTCGACAACGGCCGCGCGGCCGAGGCGGTCGAGGCCGCCCGGGCGCTCGCCGACGACGCCGGTCGCGCTCTGAGCAACACCGACGGTGTACGCCTGCATGCCCGGCACTCCCTCGCCAGAGCCCTCGCTGGGGTGGACCGGCGGGCCGAGGCGATCCGGTTGCTTGCCGACACGCTTCCGGACAGCGAACGGGGCCGAGGCGTCGACCATCCCGGAACCCTGGAGATGCGGACGCTCTTCGCCCAACTGCTCGTCGAGGCGGGTGACAGGCGGGCGGGTGCGGAGGCGCGCGCCGCGCTGGCCGGGTGCGAACGCGTGCACGGCCCGGGTCATCCCGACACGGAGAGGGCACGGGCGCTGGTCCGGCGCACCCGCTGA
- a CDS encoding CHAT domain-containing protein, whose translation MGRSARDAVDHWRRAAAGRPRGDGRWAEAQVELGAALLDRYHADQGRQDLIEATVVLEAAIRTMADSFLAQELGTPHGVRALATYTDVLLTRARIESEPQLLDIAEQYLRFAEDASADLGNSAVLMLKTCQVHRVRHDFDGSVDTLYRLTAIANMAEQWIGAEHLPALRGIHAEALLRAHQLTGVEDYVDEALELVSSVDATGPNQDQIVLLRARCLLARASGTTHTADVERAVAVLREHSPQSVDARFLAGQTLLTLVDRTGRAELLGQAWEEFAAALHTVGERHPQHRTALASLSTVGMKTHQLTGDISALETAIGLLRRALALSVRGEPNHALYLDQLGYSLRLLYDATGELAYLQESLVLLRQALDALPARHPHRAETGLSIAQALRATYLRTGAKALLTEAAERARVAGRVDSGAVPVRIQAFDKAAYTLTALGRWEEATDAFDEAITLLPRLASRGRTRHDQYADLGSTAGVAATAASCAIGAGQPERALELLERGRGLLLHQRLTADGEWAALQRVDGRLAADFQRMRRDFEAPAPETSRPTTFGRDRETEWNVLLATIRELPGLGDFLLAPSARQLLDQVDGTVVVPIASELRCDALLLRGHRVTVLPLPDLSLTDAVTQLRLLQEATTTAYDPAADAGSRLRAQSALGGVLEWLWSALVGPVLDQIDAPEAAGELPRVWWCPVGPLAFFPLHAAQAGAGRSALDRVVSSYTPTVTALARKRTGPRQSRPDARSCVVAMRATPGGPGALPSAEREAASAARALPGAWIGLDAAATREQILDRLADSAYAHFACHAVADPHDPAQGRLLVHDHRESPLTVADVSRLDLDAEFAFLSACATAQAPPTLVDEALHITGAFQLAGFRHVIGTLWEVDDAVSLALTTAFYAHGDATGSAAYALHSAVRGLRDRYPLTPTLWAAHIHTGG comes from the coding sequence GTGGGTCGCTCTGCGAGGGACGCCGTGGACCACTGGCGTCGGGCCGCGGCCGGACGGCCGCGCGGCGACGGGCGGTGGGCCGAGGCCCAGGTGGAGCTGGGAGCCGCGCTGCTCGACAGGTACCACGCGGACCAGGGGCGGCAGGACCTGATCGAGGCCACCGTCGTGCTGGAGGCCGCGATCCGCACGATGGCGGACTCCTTTCTGGCGCAGGAGTTGGGTACGCCGCACGGCGTGCGCGCGCTTGCCACGTACACCGATGTGCTGCTGACCCGAGCCCGGATCGAGAGTGAACCGCAGCTCCTGGACATCGCCGAGCAGTATCTGCGGTTCGCCGAGGACGCCTCGGCCGACCTGGGCAACAGCGCGGTGCTGATGCTGAAGACCTGCCAGGTCCATCGGGTGCGGCACGACTTCGACGGCTCGGTCGACACGCTCTACCGGCTCACGGCCATCGCTAACATGGCCGAGCAGTGGATCGGCGCGGAGCATCTGCCCGCGTTGCGGGGCATTCACGCGGAGGCGCTGTTGCGCGCCCACCAGCTCACCGGTGTGGAGGACTACGTCGACGAGGCGTTGGAGCTGGTGTCCTCGGTGGACGCCACCGGGCCCAACCAGGACCAGATCGTTCTGCTGCGAGCCCGGTGCCTGCTGGCCAGGGCGTCCGGGACCACCCACACGGCCGATGTCGAACGGGCCGTCGCGGTGCTGCGGGAGCACAGCCCGCAGAGCGTCGACGCACGTTTCCTGGCCGGGCAGACGCTGCTCACGCTTGTCGACCGCACCGGCCGCGCCGAGCTGCTCGGCCAGGCCTGGGAGGAGTTCGCCGCCGCGCTGCACACTGTCGGAGAGCGGCATCCGCAGCACCGGACGGCGCTCGCCAGCCTCTCCACGGTCGGCATGAAGACGCACCAGTTGACGGGTGACATCTCGGCCCTGGAGACGGCGATCGGTCTGCTGCGCCGGGCGCTCGCGTTGTCCGTACGCGGGGAGCCCAACCACGCGTTGTACCTGGACCAGTTGGGCTACAGCCTCCGGCTGCTCTACGACGCCACCGGGGAGCTCGCCTATCTCCAGGAGTCGCTCGTCCTGCTGCGCCAGGCGCTGGACGCCCTGCCCGCACGTCATCCGCACCGCGCCGAGACCGGGTTGTCCATCGCCCAGGCGTTGCGGGCGACCTACCTGCGTACCGGTGCGAAGGCGCTGCTCACCGAGGCCGCCGAGCGGGCGCGCGTCGCCGGCCGCGTCGACTCCGGGGCCGTGCCGGTCCGGATCCAGGCGTTCGACAAGGCGGCCTACACGCTTACCGCGCTGGGCCGGTGGGAGGAGGCGACGGATGCCTTCGACGAGGCCATCACGTTGCTGCCCCGGCTGGCGTCGCGGGGGCGTACACGACACGACCAGTACGCCGACCTCGGCTCGACGGCCGGGGTGGCGGCGACCGCCGCCTCCTGCGCGATCGGTGCCGGGCAGCCGGAACGGGCCCTGGAGCTGCTGGAACGGGGCCGGGGCCTGCTGCTGCACCAGCGGTTGACGGCCGACGGCGAGTGGGCGGCGCTGCAACGCGTCGACGGGCGTCTGGCGGCCGACTTCCAGCGGATGCGCCGGGACTTCGAAGCGCCCGCCCCCGAAACGTCGCGGCCCACGACCTTCGGCCGGGACCGGGAGACCGAGTGGAACGTGCTGCTGGCGACGATCCGGGAGCTGCCCGGCCTGGGTGACTTCCTGCTCGCGCCCAGCGCCCGGCAACTGCTCGACCAGGTCGACGGCACTGTGGTCGTGCCGATCGCGAGCGAGTTGCGCTGCGACGCGCTCCTCCTGCGGGGGCACCGCGTGACGGTGCTGCCGCTGCCGGATCTGTCGCTCACCGACGCGGTGACGCAGCTACGGCTGCTCCAGGAGGCCACCACCACGGCGTACGACCCGGCGGCGGACGCAGGGAGTCGGCTGCGCGCCCAGTCGGCGCTCGGCGGCGTACTCGAATGGTTGTGGTCTGCCCTGGTCGGGCCGGTGCTGGACCAGATCGACGCGCCCGAGGCGGCCGGCGAGCTGCCGCGCGTCTGGTGGTGCCCGGTCGGTCCGCTGGCGTTCTTTCCCCTGCACGCCGCGCAGGCCGGCGCCGGCCGGTCGGCGCTCGACCGGGTGGTCTCCTCCTACACCCCGACGGTGACCGCGCTCGCCCGCAAACGCACCGGGCCGCGCCAGTCCCGGCCCGACGCCCGGTCCTGCGTCGTGGCGATGCGCGCCACCCCAGGCGGCCCGGGGGCGCTGCCCAGCGCCGAACGCGAGGCCGCGTCGGCGGCGCGGGCGCTGCCCGGAGCGTGGATCGGGCTGGACGCGGCGGCCACCCGGGAGCAGATCCTGGACCGGTTGGCCGACTCGGCGTACGCGCACTTCGCGTGCCACGCGGTGGCCGATCCGCACGACCCGGCGCAGGGCCGGTTGCTCGTGCACGACCACCGGGAGAGCCCACTCACCGTGGCCGACGTGTCCCGGCTCGATCTGGACGCGGAGTTCGCCTTCCTGTCGGCCTGCGCGACAGCCCAGGCCCCGCCGACCCTCGTCGACGAGGCGCTGCACATCACCGGCGCCTTCCAGCTCGCCGGGTTCCGGCATGTCATCGGCACCCTGTGGGAGGTCGACGACGCGGTCTCCCTCGCCCTGACCACCGCGTTCTACGCGCACGGCGACGCGACCGGGTCGGCGGCGTACGCCCTGCACTCGGCCGTGCGGGGGCTGCGGGACCGCTACCCGCTGACGCCGACGCTGTGGGCGGCGCACATCCACACCGGCGGCTGA
- a CDS encoding GlsB/YeaQ/YmgE family stress response membrane protein, producing MLVTGYLGAVLIGALVGLLGRLILPGRQRIGLFATFVIGVGSAVLGTVVARALDIDDGANVRVWVLRWDWVVLAIQVGLAIIAVALANMLTFTRLAGGDDTPRRRTRRSQAKG from the coding sequence ATGCTGGTAACCGGTTATCTCGGCGCGGTGCTCATCGGTGCTCTCGTCGGCCTGCTCGGCCGACTCATCCTGCCGGGGAGGCAGCGGATCGGTCTCTTCGCGACGTTCGTCATCGGCGTCGGCTCGGCGGTGCTGGGCACCGTGGTCGCCAGGGCGCTCGACATCGACGACGGCGCCAACGTGCGGGTGTGGGTGCTGCGCTGGGACTGGGTGGTGCTCGCCATCCAGGTCGGCCTCGCGATCATCGCCGTGGCGCTGGCGAACATGCTCACCTTCACCCGGCTCGCCGGCGGCGACGACACCCCCCGTCGGCGGACCCGCCGCAGCCAGGCCAAGGGCTGA
- a CDS encoding SHOCT-like domain-containing protein, whose translation MTEQRKDILDMLAAGKITAEEAEQLIAALERDQAPAAAGLDARPKGKVKYLRVVVDATDNGEPSRVNVRVPLQLLRAGVRLAALVPPQALVKANASLSDSGVPIDLTQLKPEQLEALVEHLDDVTVEVDSPDATVRVFCE comes from the coding sequence ATGACCGAACAACGCAAGGACATCCTCGACATGCTTGCCGCCGGCAAGATCACCGCGGAGGAGGCGGAGCAGCTCATCGCCGCGCTCGAACGGGATCAGGCGCCGGCGGCGGCAGGTCTCGACGCCCGGCCGAAGGGCAAGGTGAAGTACCTGCGGGTGGTGGTGGACGCCACCGACAACGGCGAGCCGTCGCGGGTCAACGTGCGGGTGCCACTGCAACTGCTGCGGGCCGGCGTACGGCTGGCGGCGCTGGTCCCGCCGCAGGCGCTTGTCAAGGCCAACGCGTCACTCAGCGACTCGGGCGTGCCGATCGACCTGACGCAGCTCAAGCCCGAGCAGTTGGAGGCGCTCGTGGAGCACCTCGACGACGTGACAGTGGAGGTGGACTCCCCCGATGCCACAGTGCGGGTCTTCTGCGAGTAG
- a CDS encoding DUF2089 domain-containing protein, whose product MTEQAMDWQELTSLTRGQPFVVERVRLAGNGVAIEGEFELPQLAQLNVEDQVFVTAFVRCHGSIKEMERIFGVSYPTIKSRLNRITQMLDFVETDPAPSRTDVIDRLRRGEITAQQALAELEGRP is encoded by the coding sequence ATGACAGAACAGGCGATGGACTGGCAGGAACTCACCAGCCTGACGCGGGGGCAGCCGTTCGTCGTCGAGCGGGTGCGCCTGGCCGGCAACGGCGTCGCGATCGAGGGCGAGTTCGAGCTACCGCAACTGGCTCAACTCAACGTCGAGGACCAGGTCTTCGTCACGGCGTTCGTACGCTGCCACGGTTCGATCAAAGAGATGGAACGCATCTTCGGGGTGAGCTACCCGACGATCAAGTCACGACTCAACCGGATCACGCAGATGCTCGACTTCGTCGAGACCGACCCGGCGCCGTCGCGGACCGACGTCATCGACCGGTTGCGCCGCGGTGAGATCACCGCCCAGCAGGCGCTGGCCGAGTTGGAAGGCCGGCCGTGA
- a CDS encoding S41 family peptidase, which yields MLSTEQIIEQALDRIEAGYVFPAKVADIDAAIRRRLAAGDYDDLDGPALCETVTAHLQQVCPDRHLRLLWTDQPQSLDPADEDGGQAAFRALLRAENQGIRRVEQRDGNVGLIDVRRIAYADEGATAIGAAMQLVALSSALILDLRACTGGTPEGAAMWCSYFFRDDQVHLNDFYERSTGATRQFWTTAHLPAPRYVDRPVQVLTSAMTFSGGEDVAYTLQAHGRAVVVGETTRGGAHPTARHPVTEHILVTVPTARTINSVTGTNWEGVGVVPDVPVPADQALDAALKAISGA from the coding sequence ATGCTCTCCACCGAACAGATAATCGAACAGGCCCTCGACCGGATCGAGGCAGGGTACGTCTTTCCAGCAAAGGTCGCGGACATCGACGCCGCGATCCGGCGCCGACTGGCGGCAGGTGACTACGACGACCTGGACGGGCCGGCGCTCTGTGAGACGGTGACCGCCCACCTGCAGCAGGTCTGCCCGGACAGGCATCTGCGGCTGCTGTGGACGGACCAGCCGCAGTCGCTCGATCCGGCGGACGAGGACGGGGGGCAGGCCGCGTTCCGCGCGCTGCTCCGGGCGGAGAACCAGGGGATCCGCCGGGTCGAGCAGAGGGACGGGAACGTCGGGCTCATCGACGTGCGGCGCATCGCGTACGCCGACGAAGGGGCCACCGCGATCGGCGCCGCCATGCAACTGGTCGCCCTCAGCTCCGCGCTCATCCTCGACCTGCGCGCGTGCACGGGCGGGACACCTGAGGGCGCCGCGATGTGGTGCAGCTACTTCTTCCGCGACGACCAGGTGCACCTCAACGACTTCTACGAGCGGTCCACCGGCGCCACACGTCAGTTCTGGACGACCGCGCACCTGCCCGCGCCGCGCTACGTGGACCGCCCGGTGCAGGTGCTCACCAGCGCCATGACGTTCTCCGGGGGCGAGGACGTGGCGTACACCCTTCAGGCGCACGGCCGGGCCGTCGTCGTCGGCGAGACGACACGTGGTGGTGCGCATCCGACGGCCCGTCACCCGGTCACCGAACACATCCTCGTGACCGTGCCGACCGCCCGGACCATCAACAGCGTCACCGGCACCAACTGGGAGGGCGTCGGAGTGGTCCCCGACGTACCCGTCCCGGCCGACCAGGCACTCGACGCGGCACTCAAGGCCATCTCGGGCGCATAG
- a CDS encoding TetR/AcrR family transcriptional regulator produces the protein MTFQRARSEEQRAVRRQAILETTSAMLDEMPVAEVTLNELSRRVGLAKTAVLRYFESREAVLLDLLDDRTTTWLGELEQELGEGVDPSGSARERAEQTADVLSRSLAAQTVLCDLFGAQGGVLEHNVSVEVVRRHKRAALANLAVMADLIRRHLPEVGERAELFCLQALLVAGALSAYTAPPPSLLAVYESEPALAVHHIDLRTALRLAIITSLVGFLPRS, from the coding sequence ATGACCTTCCAGCGGGCGCGCAGCGAGGAGCAGCGTGCGGTCCGGCGCCAGGCGATCCTGGAAACGACCTCGGCGATGCTCGACGAGATGCCGGTGGCCGAGGTGACCCTCAACGAGCTGAGCCGGCGGGTGGGCCTGGCCAAGACGGCGGTGCTGCGCTACTTCGAGTCGCGCGAAGCGGTGCTGCTCGACCTGTTGGACGACCGGACGACGACCTGGCTGGGCGAGCTGGAGCAGGAGCTGGGCGAGGGCGTCGACCCGAGCGGCTCCGCGCGGGAACGGGCCGAGCAGACGGCGGACGTGCTCAGTCGATCGCTCGCCGCCCAGACGGTGCTGTGTGATCTCTTCGGTGCGCAGGGCGGGGTGCTTGAGCACAACGTCTCGGTCGAGGTGGTCCGCCGGCACAAGCGGGCCGCACTGGCCAACCTCGCGGTGATGGCCGACCTCATCCGGCGGCACCTGCCCGAGGTCGGCGAGCGCGCCGAACTGTTCTGCCTGCAAGCCCTGCTCGTGGCGGGCGCGCTGTCGGCGTACACCGCACCGCCGCCGAGCCTGCTCGCCGTCTACGAGTCCGAGCCGGCGCTCGCGGTCCACCACATCGACCTGCGGACAGCCCTGCGGCTCGCGATCATCACGTCGCTCGTGGGCTTCCTGCCGCGCTCGTGA